The Streptomyces sp. NBC_01255 genome window below encodes:
- a CDS encoding sensor histidine kinase, producing MSRRRPFGSVRAKATLGATLVVAVALIAAGIAVLLALRSNLGGQADAEADAAARRVASQIAAGTPYAELELPDAEDHPVQVVDRDGRLLAVSEDLEAISGTGVPGVTPAPSPGTGRDDDDDADDPEAGSVGETTWHGEGRATVDGEDATYRFSQVEATDPRDETVLVYAGASLAGRQSTVGTAAVAMMTGLPLLLGVVAVVTWLVTRRALRPVEDIRREMAAITASADLSRRVPEPVSGDEVARLARTTNETLTALEASVERQRRFVADASHELRSPIASLRTQLEVAAAHPDLLDLPGAVEDTVRLQHLAADLLLLARLDAGERPGDGRVDLGELLAGEVAQRTGDRIRVRVEAGAGAVALEPGVEADAGAVVSGSRQQLARVIGNLLDNAQRHADTRITATVGVTDGGVLLRVDDDGPGVPEAERDRVFERFVRLDDARTRDDGGAGLGLAIARDVARRHGGDLTVGQAPGGGARFTLRLPPAGLRSS from the coding sequence GTGAGCCGCCGGCGCCCCTTCGGCTCCGTCCGGGCGAAGGCGACCCTCGGCGCGACCCTGGTCGTCGCCGTCGCCCTGATCGCGGCGGGCATCGCCGTCCTCCTCGCGCTCCGCAGCAACCTCGGCGGGCAGGCCGACGCCGAGGCCGACGCCGCCGCGCGCCGGGTCGCGTCCCAGATCGCGGCGGGCACCCCGTACGCGGAGCTCGAACTGCCCGATGCCGAGGACCACCCCGTCCAGGTCGTCGACCGGGACGGCCGGCTGCTCGCGGTGAGCGAGGACCTGGAGGCGATCAGCGGCACCGGCGTCCCCGGTGTCACCCCGGCGCCGAGCCCCGGCACAGGCCGCGATGACGACGACGACGCGGACGACCCCGAAGCCGGCAGCGTCGGCGAGACCACCTGGCACGGCGAGGGCCGCGCCACCGTCGACGGTGAGGACGCCACGTACCGGTTCAGCCAGGTCGAGGCCACGGACCCGCGCGACGAGACCGTGCTCGTCTATGCCGGGGCGTCCCTCGCGGGCCGCCAGTCCACCGTCGGCACGGCGGCCGTCGCGATGATGACCGGACTGCCCCTCCTCCTCGGCGTGGTGGCCGTCGTGACCTGGCTCGTGACCCGCCGCGCCCTGCGGCCCGTCGAGGACATCCGTCGCGAGATGGCCGCGATCACCGCCTCCGCCGACCTGAGCAGACGGGTCCCGGAGCCCGTCAGCGGTGACGAGGTCGCCCGGCTGGCCCGTACGACCAACGAGACGCTCACCGCCCTCGAAGCCTCCGTGGAACGCCAGCGCAGGTTCGTCGCCGACGCCTCCCACGAACTGCGCAGCCCGATCGCCAGCCTGCGCACCCAGCTGGAGGTCGCGGCGGCCCACCCCGACCTGCTCGACCTGCCCGGCGCCGTGGAGGACACCGTCCGGCTCCAGCACCTCGCCGCCGACCTGCTCCTCCTCGCCCGCCTGGACGCCGGGGAGCGGCCGGGCGACGGGCGGGTGGACCTGGGGGAGCTGCTGGCCGGGGAGGTCGCCCAGCGGACCGGCGACCGGATCCGCGTACGGGTCGAGGCCGGAGCAGGAGCCGTCGCGCTCGAACCCGGAGTCGAAGCCGACGCCGGGGCGGTCGTCTCCGGCTCCCGGCAGCAGCTCGCCCGGGTGATCGGCAACCTCCTCGACAACGCCCAGCGGCACGCGGACACCCGGATCACCGCCACCGTAGGCGTGACGGACGGCGGTGTCCTGCTGCGCGTGGACGACGACGGCCCCGGCGTCCCCGAGGCCGAACGCGACCGCGTCTTCGAGCGCTTCGTCCGCCTCGACGACGCCAGGACCCGGGACGACGGCGGCGCGGGTCTCGGCCTCGCCATCGCCCGCGACGTGGCCCGCCGCCACGGCGGGGACCTGACCGTCGGACAGGCCCCCGGCGGCGGCGCGCGCTTCACGCTCCGCCTGCCGCCCGCCGGCCTCAGGAGCTCGTGA
- a CDS encoding response regulator transcription factor, with the protein MRLLIVEDERRLALSLAKGLRAEGFAVDVVHDGLEGLHQASAEPYDLVVLDIMLPGMNGYRVCATLRAAGNDVPILMLTAKDGEYDEAEGLDTGADDYLTKPFSYVVLVARIRALLRRRTGAGGSPVLDLGTLRVETTARRVFREGTEVPLAAKEFAVLEQLAVRAGEVVSKSEILAHVWDFAYEGDPNIVEVYVRTLRRKLGADLIRTVRGAGYRLEAQ; encoded by the coding sequence ATGCGGCTGCTGATCGTGGAAGACGAAAGACGCCTCGCCCTGTCCCTGGCGAAGGGCCTGCGGGCCGAGGGCTTCGCCGTGGACGTCGTCCACGACGGGCTCGAAGGCCTGCACCAGGCGTCCGCCGAACCGTACGACCTGGTGGTGCTCGACATCATGCTGCCCGGCATGAACGGCTACCGCGTCTGCGCCACCCTCCGCGCCGCGGGCAACGACGTCCCGATCCTGATGCTCACCGCCAAGGACGGCGAGTACGACGAGGCCGAGGGCCTCGACACGGGCGCCGACGACTACCTCACCAAACCGTTCTCGTACGTCGTCCTCGTCGCCCGGATCCGGGCGCTCCTGCGCCGCAGGACCGGAGCCGGCGGCTCGCCGGTGCTGGACCTCGGCACGCTGAGGGTCGAGACCACCGCGCGCAGGGTCTTCCGCGAGGGGACGGAGGTCCCGCTCGCGGCGAAGGAGTTCGCCGTCCTGGAGCAGCTCGCCGTACGTGCAGGGGAGGTCGTCTCCAAGAGCGAGATCCTCGCCCACGTCTGGGACTTCGCCTACGAAGGCGACCCGAACATCGTCGAGGTGTACGTCAGGACGCTGCGCCGCAAACTCGGCGCCGACCTGATCCGTACCGTCCGCGGAGCCGGCTACCGCCTGGAGGCGCAGTGA
- a CDS encoding PepSY domain-containing protein — translation MKRKLVIATATAVALVTGGTAVALAAGGTESAPVQQARAALDRDDDGGRESERGARITAVQAIDAAVKARPGTVVSAELDDDADENDDDWEVVVLGAKGSTTHTVHIDPVSGRVLGTDTDRDDTDDADDAGEDAAVRDAKVSARQAAQTAAAKGFVTSVELTDEDDAPATSWDVSVRPTGGAEDDWNVDVKTGALVADNDDHNDSDDD, via the coding sequence ATGAAGCGCAAACTCGTGATCGCCACCGCCACCGCGGTCGCCCTGGTCACCGGCGGCACCGCGGTCGCCCTCGCGGCCGGCGGCACCGAGTCCGCGCCGGTCCAGCAGGCCCGTGCGGCGCTGGACCGGGACGACGACGGGGGCCGTGAGTCCGAGCGGGGGGCTCGGATCACCGCCGTCCAGGCGATCGACGCCGCCGTGAAGGCCCGCCCCGGCACCGTGGTCTCCGCCGAACTCGACGACGACGCGGACGAGAACGACGACGACTGGGAGGTCGTGGTGCTCGGCGCCAAGGGCTCCACCACCCACACCGTGCACATCGACCCGGTGTCGGGCCGTGTCCTCGGCACGGACACCGACCGCGATGACACCGACGACGCCGACGACGCCGGCGAAGACGCCGCGGTGAGGGACGCGAAGGTCAGCGCGCGCCAGGCGGCGCAGACCGCCGCCGCGAAGGGCTTCGTGACCTCGGTCGAGCTCACCGACGAGGACGACGCTCCCGCCACGAGCTGGGACGTGAGCGTCCGCCCGACCGGTGGGGCGGAAGACGACTGGAACGTCGACGTGAAGACCGGCGCGCTCGTCGCGGACAACGACGACCACAACGACAGCGACGACGACTGA
- a CDS encoding flavin monoamine oxidase family protein, with protein MNTHDTHTPDIDTPLGTPSRRSVVTATGASALAAGLAAASAGPATALSPATAPSTVPAAVPAVAPPGTDPRAYATVARAIAVYDEHDESLVPAYLRIVENGLPARRAKATKRVLVVGAGPAGLLAADLLNRAGHDVVVIEANGNRVGGRIKTFRKGGHENGEQPFADPLQYAEAGAMRLPESHPLLMALIEKFDLPRQEFYLVDVEVGNPAKQANRTWIHVNGVHMRRADYEKDPARINDTFGVTGDHRTKTAATILADALEPARRLVRDKEGTALVDGWVEILRRYGHWSMYRYLTEVAELDTRTIDLIGTIQNLTSRLHLSFMHSFLSAALIDPKTKFWEIKGGTALFADALYAPVKSKVRLDRRAVRIERRGGKVRVHTVSEDQQTGGEGVTEVFEGDEAIVTVPFSGLRHVTFDPPLAYGKRRAITELHYDAATKVLLEFSRRWWEFTEAQWKEALDSIEDGLYERYRAGGVAHGDFLGAHRSVKDLGVTVPDGLKEYFSVFRPVAGREPEASHVRGGGSVSDNANRFMYFEHAAPMEGSDGGIMLASYSWADDALKWDAFADEERYLRALAGVQAVFGRRCEVFFTNKCRTQSWMRDHYAYGEASVLFPGQHTELFPDVPTSEGPLHFAGCHTSIKPAWIEGALESAVRTALKVHTG; from the coding sequence ATGAATACTCACGACACGCACACTCCTGACATCGACACTCCCCTCGGCACTCCCTCACGGCGCTCCGTCGTCACGGCCACGGGTGCCTCGGCGCTCGCCGCCGGGCTCGCCGCCGCCTCGGCCGGGCCCGCGACCGCTTTAAGCCCGGCCACCGCTCCCTCGACGGTGCCCGCCGCCGTCCCGGCCGTCGCACCGCCCGGCACCGACCCCCGGGCGTACGCCACGGTCGCCCGCGCCATCGCCGTCTACGACGAGCACGACGAGTCGCTCGTCCCGGCCTACCTGAGGATCGTCGAGAACGGCCTGCCCGCCCGCCGGGCGAAGGCCACGAAGCGGGTCCTGGTCGTCGGCGCCGGGCCGGCCGGACTCCTCGCCGCCGACCTGCTCAACCGGGCCGGCCACGACGTCGTCGTGATCGAGGCCAACGGCAACCGCGTCGGCGGCCGCATCAAGACGTTCCGCAAGGGCGGACACGAGAACGGGGAGCAGCCCTTCGCCGACCCCCTGCAGTACGCCGAGGCAGGGGCGATGCGGCTGCCCGAGAGCCACCCGCTCCTCATGGCGCTGATCGAGAAGTTCGACCTCCCGCGCCAGGAGTTCTACCTGGTGGACGTGGAGGTCGGGAATCCGGCGAAGCAGGCCAACCGCACCTGGATCCACGTCAACGGCGTCCACATGCGCCGGGCCGACTACGAGAAGGACCCGGCGAGGATCAACGACACCTTCGGCGTCACGGGCGACCACCGGACGAAGACGGCCGCCACCATCCTCGCGGACGCCCTCGAACCCGCGCGCCGGCTCGTCCGGGACAAGGAGGGGACGGCCCTCGTCGACGGCTGGGTCGAGATCCTCCGGAGGTACGGCCACTGGTCCATGTACCGGTACCTCACCGAGGTCGCCGAACTGGACACCCGCACCATCGACCTCATCGGCACCATCCAGAACCTCACCTCTCGGCTGCACCTCTCCTTCATGCACAGCTTCCTGTCCGCCGCGCTGATCGACCCGAAGACGAAGTTCTGGGAGATCAAGGGCGGCACCGCGCTGTTCGCCGACGCGCTGTACGCGCCGGTGAAGAGCAAGGTGCGGCTCGACAGGCGCGCCGTACGGATCGAGCGGCGCGGCGGCAAGGTCCGGGTGCACACCGTCTCCGAGGACCAGCAGACCGGCGGGGAGGGCGTCACGGAGGTCTTCGAGGGCGACGAGGCGATCGTCACCGTCCCCTTCTCCGGCCTGCGGCACGTGACCTTCGACCCTCCGCTGGCCTACGGCAAGCGCCGGGCGATCACGGAGCTGCACTACGACGCGGCGACCAAGGTGCTGCTCGAGTTCTCCCGGCGCTGGTGGGAGTTCACCGAGGCGCAGTGGAAGGAGGCGCTCGACTCCATCGAGGACGGGCTGTACGAGCGGTACCGGGCGGGCGGGGTCGCCCACGGCGACTTCCTCGGCGCGCACCGGTCCGTGAAGGACCTGGGGGTGACGGTCCCCGACGGCCTGAAGGAGTACTTCTCCGTCTTCCGTCCGGTCGCGGGCCGCGAACCGGAGGCGTCCCATGTGCGGGGCGGCGGATCGGTCAGCGACAACGCCAACCGCTTCATGTACTTCGAGCACGCGGCGCCCATGGAGGGCAGCGACGGAGGCATCATGCTGGCCTCCTACAGCTGGGCCGACGACGCCCTCAAGTGGGACGCGTTCGCCGACGAGGAGCGGTACCTGCGGGCGCTCGCCGGCGTACAGGCCGTCTTCGGCCGCCGCTGCGAGGTCTTCTTCACCAACAAGTGCAGGACCCAGTCGTGGATGCGTGACCACTACGCGTACGGGGAGGCCTCGGTGCTCTTCCCGGGGCAGCACACCGAGCTGTTCCCGGACGTCCCCACGTCCGAGGGGCCGCTCCACTTCGCGGGGTGCCACACGTCGATCAAGCCCGCGTGGATCGAGGGCGCCCTGGAGTCCGCCGTCCGTACGGCCCTGAAGGTGCACACGGGCTGA
- a CDS encoding SulP family inorganic anion transporter: MSPVARLRGLKPDWLRDPRVWRTEVLGGLVVALALIPEAISFSIIAGVDPAIGLFASFTMAVVISVVGGRRAMISAATGAVALVIAPLNREHGLGYLIAAVILAGVFQIALGALGVAKLLRFVPRSVMVGFVNSLAILVFMAQIKELRDVPWAVYPLVAAGLALMVFFPRVTTVVPAPLVSIVILTVITVAAGIAVPTVGGKGALPSALPAPGLPDVPYTLDTLTLIAPYALAMALVGLMESLMTAKLVDEITDTRSSKTRESIGQGIANIVTGFFGGMGGCAMIGQTMINVKVSGARTRLSTFLSGAFLMVLCIVFGPVVSDIPMAALVAVMVMVCFATFDWHSVAPKTLRRLPAGEIAVMVITVVCVVATHNLAVGVVGGTITAMVIFARRVAHLADVTAVTDPDDTTVVYRVTGELFFASSNDLVGRFAYATDPDRVVIDLSATHIWDASSVAALDAIETRYAQRGKTVEIIGLNAPSAALHGKLSGELTPG, translated from the coding sequence GTGTCCCCGGTCGCTCGTCTGCGCGGCCTGAAGCCGGACTGGCTGCGCGATCCGAGGGTCTGGCGCACCGAGGTGCTCGGCGGCCTGGTCGTCGCGCTCGCGCTGATCCCCGAGGCGATCTCGTTCTCGATCATCGCGGGAGTGGACCCGGCGATCGGACTGTTCGCCTCCTTCACGATGGCCGTGGTGATCTCCGTGGTCGGCGGCCGGCGGGCCATGATCTCCGCCGCGACCGGGGCCGTCGCCCTCGTCATAGCCCCCCTGAACCGCGAGCACGGGCTCGGCTACCTCATCGCCGCCGTCATCCTCGCCGGTGTCTTCCAGATCGCCCTCGGGGCGCTCGGGGTGGCGAAACTCCTGCGGTTCGTCCCGCGCTCGGTGATGGTCGGTTTCGTCAACTCCCTCGCGATCCTGGTCTTCATGGCCCAGATCAAGGAGCTGAGGGACGTGCCCTGGGCCGTCTATCCGCTGGTCGCCGCCGGGCTCGCGCTCATGGTGTTCTTCCCCCGGGTCACCACGGTCGTCCCGGCCCCGCTCGTCTCGATCGTCATCCTGACCGTCATCACCGTCGCCGCCGGAATCGCGGTCCCGACGGTCGGCGGCAAGGGCGCCCTCCCGTCCGCCCTGCCCGCCCCCGGCCTGCCCGACGTGCCGTACACGCTCGACACGCTCACGCTGATCGCCCCGTACGCGCTCGCGATGGCGCTGGTCGGCCTGATGGAATCGCTGATGACGGCCAAGCTGGTCGACGAGATCACCGACACCCGCTCCAGCAAGACCCGCGAATCGATCGGTCAGGGCATCGCCAACATCGTGACCGGCTTCTTCGGCGGCATGGGCGGCTGCGCGATGATCGGCCAGACGATGATCAACGTCAAGGTCTCCGGCGCCCGGACCCGCCTCTCGACGTTCCTGTCCGGCGCGTTCCTGATGGTGCTGTGCATCGTCTTCGGCCCGGTCGTCTCCGACATCCCCATGGCCGCCCTCGTCGCCGTCATGGTGATGGTCTGCTTCGCCACCTTCGACTGGCACTCCGTCGCGCCGAAGACGCTGCGGCGGCTGCCCGCCGGGGAGATCGCCGTCATGGTGATCACCGTCGTCTGCGTGGTGGCCACGCACAACCTCGCCGTGGGCGTCGTCGGCGGCACGATCACCGCCATGGTGATCTTCGCCCGGCGCGTCGCCCACCTCGCCGACGTCACCGCCGTCACCGACCCCGACGACACCACCGTCGTCTACCGCGTCACCGGCGAACTGTTCTTCGCCTCCTCCAACGACCTCGTCGGCCGCTTCGCGTACGCCACCGACCCCGACAGGGTCGTCATCGACCTGTCGGCCACCCACATCTGGGACGCGTCCTCCGTCGCCGCCCTCGACGCCATCGAGACCAGGTACGCCCAGCGCGGCAAGACCGTGGAGATCATCGGCCTCAACGCGCCCAGCGCCGCCCTCCACGGAAAGCTCAGCGGCGAACTCACCCCCGGGTGA
- a CDS encoding MMPL family transporter, with amino-acid sequence MTNPTVRMARYSARHPWRALIGWILFVALCLGTGLALGANPATTEDFRIGEAGRAEALAAEGGLQQKPLERVIIQAAPGTGPFDRAEADAAAREVVARMRQLPEVLSVADPVADARRTALRVDVTMKGAEFEGKQHVDALLAQTAEVQAAHPRLSVEEVGSPSIGKGVDKLRGDDLARTEVIALPVTLVTLLIVFGSVVMAVVPLLLALSSIVAAVGLSMVASHVFPDAGVGTNVILLIGLAVGVDYTLFYLKREREERARAAGGRLTTQAVVELAAATSGRAVVVSGLAVAVSSATLYLADDVIFSSIATGAVVVTLVAVLSSLTVLPALLALLGERAERRGARKEARKEARAAARAAAGRPVRRRALRTPGSARTGGGRITAAVLRPVARHPAVTLAVSSLALVALALPVLNITITEMSRETHSRAIPAMRTYDRLLTAYPELRSMHQVVVRADAERAGDVAGALRELAGRAAAEDPAIGGTPVVRTSADRRITLLEMPVHRSVNSPEARVSLDRLRGGLVPETVGALPGTEVAVTGEVARYADYPAHQKRKLPLIVGALLLVTFAMTVWAFRSVVLGLVGVVLNLLSAFASLGVLVLVFQNEWAEGILDFTSTGSIGSRVPLFLFVILFGLSMDYQVFVISRIREARLQGTPTRQAVLDGLSSSAGVVTSAAVVMVTVFASFAALHLIEMKQIGFSLAVAVLLDAFVIRILVLPSLMLLLGEANWWPARGMRPTGRPGRTERQTVSVG; translated from the coding sequence ATGACGAACCCCACCGTACGCATGGCCCGGTACAGCGCCCGGCACCCCTGGCGCGCGCTCATCGGCTGGATCCTCTTCGTGGCCCTCTGCCTCGGCACGGGCCTGGCCCTCGGGGCCAACCCCGCCACCACCGAGGACTTCCGCATCGGCGAGGCCGGCCGCGCCGAGGCCCTCGCCGCCGAGGGCGGTCTCCAGCAGAAGCCCCTTGAGCGGGTCATCATCCAGGCCGCGCCGGGCACCGGCCCCTTCGACCGGGCCGAGGCCGACGCCGCCGCGCGCGAGGTCGTCGCCCGGATGCGGCAGCTGCCCGAGGTGCTGTCCGTCGCCGACCCGGTCGCGGACGCCCGGCGCACCGCGCTGCGCGTCGACGTCACCATGAAGGGCGCCGAGTTCGAGGGGAAGCAGCACGTCGACGCGCTGCTCGCGCAGACCGCCGAGGTCCAGGCCGCGCACCCGCGACTGAGCGTCGAGGAGGTCGGCAGCCCCTCGATCGGCAAGGGGGTCGACAAGCTCCGCGGCGACGACCTGGCCCGTACCGAGGTCATCGCGCTGCCCGTCACCCTGGTCACGCTGCTGATCGTCTTCGGCTCGGTCGTCATGGCCGTCGTACCGCTGCTGCTCGCGCTGTCCTCGATCGTGGCCGCCGTCGGCCTGTCGATGGTCGCCTCGCACGTCTTCCCCGACGCCGGGGTCGGCACCAACGTCATCCTGCTGATCGGCCTGGCCGTCGGCGTCGACTACACCCTCTTCTACCTCAAGCGGGAGCGCGAGGAGCGGGCCCGGGCCGCCGGCGGGCGTCTCACCACACAGGCCGTCGTGGAGCTCGCCGCGGCGACCTCGGGCCGGGCCGTGGTCGTCTCCGGACTGGCCGTCGCGGTCTCCAGCGCCACGCTCTACCTCGCGGACGACGTCATCTTCTCGTCCATCGCCACCGGGGCCGTCGTCGTCACGCTGGTCGCCGTCCTGAGTTCGCTGACCGTGCTGCCCGCGCTCCTCGCCCTGCTCGGCGAGCGCGCCGAGCGCCGCGGGGCCCGCAAGGAGGCCCGCAAGGAGGCGAGGGCCGCGGCCCGCGCCGCCGCCGGCAGGCCCGTACGGCGCCGCGCCCTCCGTACCCCGGGTTCCGCCCGTACCGGCGGCGGCCGGATCACCGCCGCGGTCCTCCGCCCCGTCGCCCGGCACCCCGCCGTGACGCTCGCCGTCTCCTCGCTCGCTCTCGTCGCGCTCGCCCTGCCCGTCCTGAACATCACCATCACGGAGATGAGCCGCGAGACGCACTCCCGCGCCATCCCGGCCATGCGGACCTACGACCGGCTGCTGACCGCGTATCCCGAGCTCAGGTCGATGCACCAGGTCGTCGTACGGGCGGACGCCGAACGGGCCGGGGACGTCGCCGGCGCCCTTCGGGAACTCGCGGGCCGCGCCGCGGCCGAGGACCCCGCGATCGGCGGCACGCCCGTGGTGCGTACCTCCGCCGACCGCCGCATCACCCTCCTGGAGATGCCGGTCCACCGCTCCGTGAACAGTCCGGAGGCCCGCGTATCGCTCGACCGGCTCCGCGGCGGACTCGTGCCGGAGACCGTCGGCGCGCTGCCCGGCACCGAGGTGGCCGTCACCGGCGAGGTCGCCCGCTACGCCGACTACCCCGCCCATCAGAAGCGCAAGCTGCCGCTCATCGTGGGGGCGCTGCTGCTCGTCACCTTCGCGATGACCGTGTGGGCGTTCCGGTCGGTCGTCCTCGGCCTCGTCGGCGTCGTCCTCAACCTGCTCTCCGCGTTCGCCTCGCTGGGTGTGCTCGTCCTGGTCTTCCAGAACGAATGGGCCGAGGGAATCCTCGACTTCACGTCCACGGGCTCGATCGGATCCCGGGTCCCGCTCTTCCTCTTCGTGATCCTCTTCGGTCTCTCGATGGACTACCAGGTGTTCGTGATCAGCCGGATCCGCGAGGCCCGTCTCCAGGGCACCCCCACCCGGCAGGCGGTCCTCGACGGCCTGTCCTCCTCCGCCGGGGTGGTCACCAGCGCGGCCGTGGTGATGGTGACGGTCTTCGCCAGCTTCGCCGCGCTGCACCTCATCGAGATGAAGCAGATCGGGTTCAGCCTGGCGGTCGCCGTCCTCCTCGACGCCTTCGTGATCCGCATCCTGGTCCTGCCCTCCCTGATGCTGCTGCTCGGCGAGGCCAACTGGTGGCCCGCGCGCGGAATGCGGCCTACCGGGAGGCCCGGACGGACGGAGCGTCAGACCGTGTCCGTAGGCTGA
- a CDS encoding sensor histidine kinase: protein MTERMTDRTTQRTAERPALTALRRWYTAAWLLLGLIPSVIAVGNDSGPGKWASLALVGLALAYTAVHRARDHQPVYLGVLAAGLGVMAAFPGGGAALLIVALPQFWFQTLGRRAAVLFSGGAAAATAAGSLLRDSPGNAVAALTGYGISVLAGILLHRLIADSEARATALAAELSLTQEQLADAHRRQGAADERERMAREIHDTLAQGFASIIVLAEAARAGLDGDPERTAQQLRSIEQTARENFAEARVLVGSAPHSGLSPGSVVPTLRRTLERFAQDTGVTVEAELPEDVDCDQQTRIALLRCTQESLANVRKHADASTVGVVLAQYPHAIELEITDDGRGFVVEESRGFGLDGMRKRLAELDGELTVTSSVGDGTRVLATFHTNGQS, encoded by the coding sequence ATGACCGAGCGGATGACCGACCGAACGACTCAGCGGACTGCCGAGCGGCCCGCGCTCACCGCGCTCCGGCGCTGGTACACCGCCGCCTGGCTGCTCCTGGGTCTGATCCCCTCGGTCATCGCCGTCGGCAACGACTCGGGGCCCGGCAAGTGGGCCTCCCTGGCCCTGGTCGGACTGGCCCTCGCCTACACGGCCGTCCATCGCGCCCGGGACCACCAGCCGGTCTACCTCGGAGTCCTGGCCGCCGGTCTGGGCGTGATGGCGGCCTTCCCCGGCGGCGGCGCGGCCCTGCTGATCGTCGCTCTCCCCCAGTTCTGGTTCCAGACCCTGGGGCGGCGGGCCGCCGTGCTGTTCAGCGGCGGCGCCGCCGCGGCCACCGCCGCGGGGAGCCTGCTGCGCGACTCGCCGGGGAACGCGGTCGCGGCCCTGACCGGCTACGGGATCTCGGTCCTGGCGGGCATCCTGCTCCACCGCCTGATCGCGGACAGCGAAGCCCGCGCCACCGCACTGGCCGCCGAACTGTCCCTGACCCAGGAACAGTTGGCGGACGCCCATCGCCGCCAGGGCGCGGCCGACGAGAGGGAGCGCATGGCCCGCGAGATCCACGACACCCTCGCCCAGGGGTTCGCCTCCATCATCGTGCTGGCCGAGGCGGCCCGGGCCGGCCTCGACGGCGACCCGGAGCGCACCGCGCAGCAGCTGCGATCGATCGAGCAAACGGCCCGCGAGAACTTCGCCGAGGCCCGGGTCCTGGTGGGCTCGGCCCCGCACAGCGGGCTGTCCCCCGGCTCGGTGGTGCCGACCCTGCGCCGCACTCTGGAGCGCTTCGCCCAGGACACCGGGGTCACGGTGGAGGCGGAGCTCCCGGAGGACGTCGACTGCGACCAGCAGACGCGGATCGCGCTGCTGCGCTGCACCCAGGAGTCCCTGGCGAACGTCCGGAAGCACGCCGACGCGAGCACCGTCGGTGTGGTCCTCGCCCAGTACCCGCACGCCATCGAGCTGGAGATCACGGACGACGGGCGGGGCTTCGTGGTCGAGGAGTCGCGCGGCTTCGGTCTGGACGGGATGCGCAAGCGGCTCGCCGAACTCGACGGCGAACTGACGGTGACGAGCTCGGTCGGGGACGGCACCCGCGTCCTCGCGACCTTCCACACGAACGGACAGTCCTGA
- a CDS encoding response regulator transcription factor has translation MPAVPEPLTPPTPAPIRVVVVDDHTVMRAGVVSLLAPAPDIAVVGEAGDGRAGVELVERLTPDVALVDLRMPVMDGVAATAAVTAGPAPTRVLILTTYDTDVEIERAVEAGAIGYLLKDTTGEQLAEAVRGAARGETVLAPRVAERLVARMRRPAPVVLTAREQDVLGAVADGLSNAEIGRRLVIAEATVKTHLLRVFAKLDVSDRTRAVVVALDQGLLPDREPPR, from the coding sequence ATGCCCGCAGTACCCGAACCGCTGACACCCCCGACTCCGGCCCCGATCCGGGTCGTGGTCGTCGACGACCACACCGTGATGCGCGCGGGAGTGGTCTCGCTCCTGGCGCCCGCTCCGGACATCGCCGTCGTCGGCGAGGCGGGCGACGGCCGCGCGGGCGTCGAACTCGTCGAGCGGCTGACCCCCGACGTGGCCCTGGTCGACCTGCGCATGCCGGTCATGGACGGGGTCGCGGCGACCGCCGCCGTCACCGCCGGCCCCGCCCCGACGCGGGTGCTCATCCTGACCACGTACGACACCGACGTCGAGATCGAGCGGGCGGTGGAGGCCGGTGCCATCGGCTATCTGCTGAAGGACACCACCGGCGAGCAGCTGGCCGAGGCCGTGCGCGGCGCCGCCCGCGGGGAGACCGTCCTCGCCCCGCGCGTCGCCGAACGGCTCGTCGCCCGGATGCGCCGCCCGGCCCCGGTCGTCCTGACCGCGCGGGAGCAGGACGTGCTGGGGGCGGTGGCCGACGGCCTGTCCAATGCCGAGATCGGCAGGCGCCTGGTCATCGCCGAGGCGACGGTCAAGACCCATCTCCTCCGCGTCTTCGCGAAGCTGGACGTCAGCGACCGTACGCGCGCGGTGGTCGTGGCCCTGGACCAGGGCCTCCTCCCGGACCGCGAGCCGCCCCGCTAG